Below is a genomic region from Sorghum bicolor cultivar BTx623 chromosome 9, Sorghum_bicolor_NCBIv3, whole genome shotgun sequence.
CAGCGCACCCTGGAGGCTCAGCGCATGTGGATGGCGTCGTATCACCTCACCAGCAACGCCCAAACATGGTACTACGCCCTTTTGCTGGATGAAGGCCAGCCCTCCTGGGAGCGCTTTAAGGAGTTGGTTCGCAGCCGTTTTGGGCCACCCATCTATGGCTCCAGGCTGGCTGAGTTGGACCGCTTGCCGTTCCACTCCACGGTCCAGGAGTTTGCAAACCGGTTCCAGACGATCCTTGCGCACTCCAGGGACATCTCTCCGCGGCAGAAGGCAGAGCTCTTCGTCGGCGGGCTACCGGAACACATTCGGGTCAACGTGGCCATGCGCGCCCCGCCCGACCTCTAGTCTCGGTGTTTCTGGCCCGCGCCTTCGAGAGCCGCGCTGTGGCCACGGCCGCATTATTCCAGCCCCAGCAGGTGCACGGAGCACGTCTCCCGCCATGGCCGACCCCTCTTCCCCGACAACCCGGGGCGGCCGTGGTCCCTGCCGGTGCTCCTGCCCTGGCTGCGGTCGCCGTGGCACCAGCAGGTCCGGGATCGGCGGCTCCAGGGCGGCAGTTTCGTCGTCTCTCGCCGGCGGAGATGCAAGAGCGTCACCGCCAGGGCCTCTGCTACAACTGCGACGAGCAGTATGTGCGTGGGCATGTTTGCCCCCGCCTGTTCTACCTCGAGGCGGACGACTTCGCCGTGGACAAGGAGCTGCCAGCGGAGGACGCCGTGCCCGCGGTCTTTCCGGAGGAGCTGCACGTCGATGGCGCTCACGCTCACGCTATTGTCGTTTCTCTGTGCATGCTCTTGCAGGGCTCAAGACCTACCACACGCTGCTACTTCCGGTGATGATCAAGGGCGAGCGCTTCCTCGCCTTGCTCGACACGGGCTCCACCCATACCTTCATCTAGGGAGATGCCATGCGCCGCCTTGGGCTCGTGCCCCAGCGAGGCGACCAGCTCCGCGTCACAGTGGCCAGCGGGGAGCGCGTGCCGTGCGAAGGGATCGCACGCGACGTTCCGGTCATCATCAGCGGGTCACCTTTCTCCACCTGCGTCGGTCTCACGCTGGGCTGCTTCGACTTCATCTTGGGCGTCGACTTCCTTGGCACATTGGCCCGCCTCACATGGGACTTTGAGGGGCTCACCGTGTCCTTTCAATAGGACGGCCGCCGTATCACGTGGCAGTGCGAGGCGCCTCTAGGCGCGCCACCTCAGCAGCGCTCGCGGTAGAGTCGCCGCAGCCGCTGCTGGAGGCGCTACTTCTACAGCACAACGCCGTTTTCGACACGCCGCGCGGCCTTCCACCGGCTCGGCCCTACGACCACCGCATCCACCTGCTGCCGGGGACCGCACCGGTCGCCGTGTGGCCGTACCGCTAACCGCAGCTGCAGAAGGACGAGTTGGAGCGGCAGTGCGCCGTCATGCTGGAGCAGGGGATCATCCGACCTAGTACTTCCCCGTTCTCGGCGCTAGTGCTGCTTGTCAAGAAGGCGGACGGGTCGTGGCGTTTCTACATCGACTACCGCGCTCTCAACGACAAGACGTCCAAGGATAAGTTCCCGATCCCGGTGGTCGACGAGTTCCTCGACGAGCTGCACGGGGCCAAATTCTTCACCAAGCTCGACCTCcgctctgggtaccatcaggtgcgcatGCACCCGGCAGATATCGAGAAGACGGTTTTCCGTACCCACCATGCCACTTCGAGTTCCTGGTGATGCCGTTCGGGCTTACCAACGCCCCGACAACATTCTAGGCGCCGATGAACGACGTCCTCCGTCCATTCCTCCATAGGTTCGTGCTGGTTTTCTTCGATGACATTCTCATCTACAGCACGTCAGAGCACCTGCAGCACATGGGCCTCGTCTTCACCGCCCTTCGTGCCCACGACCTCTTCTTGAAGTGCTCCAAGTGCTCCTTCAGGGCGCCCTCTGTCACCTACCTCGGCCACGTCATCTCCGCCGACGGGGTCGCCATGGACAGCGACAAGGTGGCCGGCATCGCCTCGTGGCCGACTCCACGCTCGCCGCGGGTTCCTGGGTTTGGCGGGCTACTACCGCAAGTTCATCCGCGACTTCGGCTCCATCGCGGCGCCTCTCACGTGCCTCCTACGGAAGGAGGCCTTCGTTTGGACAGCGGAGGCGGACGAGGCCTTTGCCAGCCTCAAGCGGGCACTCTTGACGGCGCCGGTGCTCCACATGCTTGATTTCGATCGACAATTTGTGGTCGAAAGCGATGCTTCGGCGTCGTTCTTCACCAGGGGGCGGGACCCCTGGCCTTCTTCAGCCGCCCCTTCGCCGCCCGCCACGTCAAGCTCGCAGCGTATGAGCAGGAGCTGATTGGGCTAGTGCAGGTGGTCAAGCACTGGCGGCCGTACCTGTGGGGTCACCGCTTCCTCGTCCGCACCGACCACTACAGCCTGAAGTTCCTCTTGGATCAGCGGCTGTCCACCGTTCCCCAGCACCAGTGGATCAACAAGTTGTTCGAGTTCGATTTCACGGTGGAATTTCGTCCCGAGCGGCTGAATTCTACGGCAGACGCGCTCTCACGCCGTGATGAGGAGGCAGCAGCGTTGTGTGCCCTGTCCTCCCCATCCTTCCACCTCTATGCCGACCTTCGCCGAGATACGGTGGCCGATCCGGTCGCCCGAGACATGCTGCAGCAGCTGGCCGCCGGCTCCCTAGGCGTGCCGTGGACCGAGGCGGACGGGTTCCTCCTTCACggcaagcgcctctatgttccAGACTTCGACAACTTACGCCACCAGGTGGTGGCCTTGGCTCATACGGTGGGGCATGAGGCGGTTCAGAAGACCCTTGTGCGCCTCCGTGGCGACTTCTACATTCCTGGCGACCGTCAGCTCGTGCAAGACTTCGTCCGGACGTGCGACGTCTATCAACGGAACAAGACGCCTACTACGCAGCCGGCCGGGCTCCTTCAACCCCTCGACGTCCCGTCCTAGGTGTGGGTGGACATTAGCATGGATTTCAGTGAGGGGCTCCCCAAGGTGCATGGCAAATCCGTGATCCTGATGGTGGTTGATCGCTTTTCGAAGTACGCCCACTTCATCGCCCTCAGCCACCCCTACACCGCCGCTTCGGTTGCTCGTGCCTTCTTTGAGGGGATTGTGCGTCTACGCGGCTTCCCCACCTCCGTCATCAACGATCGTGACCCGGTCTTTACCAGCCACCTGTGGCGTGATCTCTTCAAGTGTGCAGGTGTCAAGCAGCGGCTCAGTACAGCGTTCCACCCTCAGACAGATGGCCAGTCCAAGGTCGTCAACAAGATCATCACTATGTATTTGCAGTGTGCCACGGGGGATCGTCCGCGCTCCAGGATTGACTGGCTCTCATGGGCGGAGTACTGCTACAACACCCACTACCCCACCGCGCTTCGGGCGACGCCGTTCGAGGTGGTTTACGGTCGGCCCCCACCTCCCCCTCTACCGCACCAGGAGGGGGCGGCTCAAACCGAGGCGGTGGACGTCTTGCTGCGGGACCGCGACAAGTTTCTGGCGGAGGTCCGTGAGCGTCTTCTCCAAGCGCAGCAGTACGCGAAACGCCACTACGATGAGCATCATCGCGAAGTGGAGTTTGACGTGGGGGCATGGGTGCTGCTCCGGCTTCTCCACCGTCCTACCCAGGCCCTCGCATCCCCAGCGAAGGGCAAGCTGCGCCCGAGGTACGCCGGTCCTTTCCAGGTGGTGGAGCGCGTGGGACCGGTCGCCTATCATCTCCAACTTCCCCTCGAGGCTCGCCTGCACGATGTCTTCCATGTGGGGCTCCTCAAACCCTACAATTCCTTGGGGACTCCTCCAGCACTGCCTATGGCGCTCCCTCCGGTCCAGGATGGCCGGCTGCTGCCAGCGCCCGAGCGGGTCCTGCGTGCCCAGCAGCACCGTGGTGTTTGGCGCCTGCTGATCAAGTGGCAAGGTCTTCCGGACGATGACGCGACGTGGGAGTCACTAGAAGACTTCAAGACTCTACCCCGAtgtccagctcgaggacgagctgtttgTCGAGGCGGGGAGAGATGTTATGACGGGACTTCAGTATGAACGGAGGAGGCCTGCCCGTGGCTAGCAGGCGCATGCAGGAGGACTCACGGCCCATCAAGTCTGCTATTTATAGTATTAggagattattattattagcaAGTTATTTCTATCTTTTTAGAAGGACAAGCTATATATAGTTGTAAAGACAATTTGCATCGGTCAAGCAGAAACAGATTTCTTTCCGGCTTCCTGAAGGGAGCCGGGAGTTCTAAACCTAGCCGCCACTTCTCCCTGCCTTCAATCTCACGCACGCACAACCAGCAGCCACGGCTCCTCCCCGCGGAACGTTCAAGCCACGACCACCAGTGTTCCACCGCTACAACCTCCGATCGTCTAGGCGCAGAGAGCAGCTGTCTATCAACAAGTAATATGAGTTAGTGCTTATGCAATCCAGAAAGGCAGAAACGAAATACTGAAGTTAAATTGCTTAGCTAGATTTggtatgtactccctccgttctattgtttttacttttttttggTACATCCATTTTGCTATGCACCTAAACATACGTTATTTCTAGATATATAGCAAAGTGGATATACCAAAAAATtaagcgacttataatttggaacagaggaaGTATCTTATTAGTAATTAGACTGCACGGAACATCTTTATTCTTTATTGTTGCTGTTGTTACTTCTTCTGTCAAGTATAGTGAGCCTGTATTACCCAGTATATGCTTTGCTGCCAACATGCCTACATAAACCAAATTTTTTCTGTACTGTGATTGACAAGATCGGTCATTTTTGTCAACTATGTAACATGTGGTTTGTTTTAGCTCTTTGTCTTCATATGGAGCGTATGTTCGTCCAATGCCATATGCAAATGAGGTCGGTTTGCGAATGGTTATAGGTGGTGCTGCACGGGAAGCATCTCTCTTGGGATTTCACATAACACCCGTATTCTCATATTTTGCATATCACGGTCCTATTTATCGAGTAATGGTACAACTACGCAATGGAAAAGATGATGGCACCAGGTAAAGCATTGTGCTTTTCTATCCAATAATTCCAGAGCTGATCAGTACATATTATGGAATGCTACCTCTGATGCTCTTTCTGTTTTGACAGTAACTATGGCTTCATTTGTCATTGCAAGAGTTGTGGCCAGTCCCAAACTTTTGGATTTGATGAGCTGGGGCAAATTTCTTGTGGGTGTACAGACAGAACAGTAGGTACAATGGATCATTGTGGCAGGACTAAATTATTGTTTTATACTGGTGGTTGATGTCAGGAAAGTTTGGCCCTAACCTTTTAATTTTGCCAGTAATAATTAAGACAAATTAACATAGGAGTCAAGTACTCAACTGTCATCTAAGAAATGATATCATTTGTAGCTAACCCTGATGTTGTTTTACTAATGGATAATCTTCGATGATAATTGTATGCCTATGCCATGCAAGAAACCTCATTGATTGTGTTTGAGTACATTGCCATGGAACTGTGCCAGTATTTAATTGTCCCTTTTTCACAGGATGCCGATTCAATCACTGTTGTAGGCCCACTTTGGACAGGTCCTCTCCATGATGCCGCTTTCCTTACCGAAATGCTAAGCTTGGCCAACGAATGGGGATGGGCATGCACAATTGAAAATGGTGTCACTTTGGAAAAACTTCTTGGCATGATGATTGAAGAGAGTGACCCGAGGTTGCCTCCTGGATATATAAGAATTGATGAGGTATGTCTTGCAGTTCAATAATCACTTATTCATCAATCTGCTACGGTCAATTATTGGCTTAGCTAACTAGCCACTGATGCTAATTTTTCAATTAAATTCAGATTTCGAGACGAGCAAAAGTTAACTCTCCCCCGCTCGGTACCCTCATCAATTCGTTGCGGAAGGTATATCACTATTACTTACAAGTATTAGTGTTTGACTCATGTTAGAAGATCACAGTGATTTGAAGGAATGAACAATTAAATATTAAGACACAATTGCATAACCACACGTCATTTTTTTCTGACCATGTTATATAGAAGGGTTAGGTTATAGTTATGTTTTTGTTAATAATATGTGTCAAGTTCATCCATCTTATGTTAGTTATACATTTTAAAATTTATATGACTTTAAAAGCTGATATATTTGAATATGTGAGCAGGAGGGTTTTTCTGCTTGTAGATCTCATATAGGTGCAAATATAATCAAGACCAACTGTCCAATTGCTTCTTGCATCAATGTCGCCCGGGACATCCGAAACATAAGATGAATACCAACTACACTGTGATTCCCCAAGTACAAAGTTCCTTTGTAGGCATGCAGCACAAATGCAGCTGTGAGCTGAGCACTTGTTCCTGGTTCTCATCATTATTCACCCTCCAGAGTCAGAGGGAACCTTTCGCTAGCAATATTATCATGCCCAATACAAGCAACGATGTTTGGTCAGTTAATTTTGCATCAGGTTTTCTTGTTTTTTTGAATGTTTGTGATAGGCATCCGCAGTCCACCTGTTTTCTAGACAGGCTActgtttttccttttattttaaTCCTTTGTCTCGGTGATGGTGTAGAACCGTGTGTTGTGGACGCCTTTGTAGGGCGCCAATATAGGTGCTGGCCCAGGCCCAGCCGTGGCTAAGGGGCTGGTCAGGGCTTTAGGAATAGAGGAAGGATAGGATTTTTGTTTAGTAGATGGATTTGGTTTGTTAGGAAAGTGATCCCTATATAAAGGTCACCATATGCTTGTAATCAGGATTTTGTCGAAGAAGGAATAAACCTCGCAAGGTGGGTGGGTTTCCCTTTAACGGTGGCTGCGAGCAATTCAGCTGCtgctggtggcgaacctcccgCTGCACCTCTTCCTCGCTACCCCTTGCGTTCCAGTTCTCAATCTAGCCTCTCCACTCTCACCTACGTTTCCCTCATCGACGCCGTAACACCGTGTTAGAAAGATGCAGGTTTGGGCTGAACTGCTACATGAGGATGCAAAATGTAGCATTTTTTATGTGAACATGAGCTTTGGTCAACATCGGAGATATATGCGGTTTACAACATGGAGGCATGGAACCTTAGAATTAAATTCATCATAATAAACTATAGTTGTGGAAGAAATAAGAAGAAAGTCTATAACATTACTTAGGCCTTGAATCTATAACTTTACGCTTTGTtaagttctaaatttttttcaagattttccatcataacgaatctttggacgtaagcatgaagaattaaatatagataaaaaaataactaattgcacagttttcttataatttgcgagacaaatcgttgagcttagtctatagttatacaataattattaaatacaaatgaaagtgctgcaGTAgccaaatctaaaaattttcgagaactaaacaaggccttaagttgGATAAGAAAGAAGAAAGAATCTATATAATTCATTTCTCATTTTCACCCTATAAATTTAAGATAATCTTATACGTGAACTTTGAAAAGTTGTGGAATTTCACATTCCAAGCTAAATAGTTTAATTCTTAAGCAAATTCTAATTCATCTAAAATGAAGGGATCTAAATGGTCCCTAATAGTAAATTGTGGTTTTGTCGGAGTCTATGCATATTGCATAGAAAAAGAAATTTCGAGAGATGTGAAGCTGATGGCAAGTGACCCGATGGTATGCTGCGGGCGACATCGCTCTTTGGAAGCGGAACGAGATGGGCCAATAAAATGACAACATACCATTGTGGCGTAGTTGGCTAGCCAGGCTTACCTTGCTTTTTTGTTTTCCAAAACAAACCTAGATGCTTACAAATACGTCCATGCATTCACTCATGCATGCTTACAAATATTCTATC
It encodes:
- the LOC8066754 gene encoding uncharacterized protein LOC8066754, which gives rise to MAAAAAAISLLRSPPLLQPTRRRPAPPACTHSERGVSFDPGSAFYRSDSAAGRDLAVLAATLNRRRGRADPSAPFLCLDAMCGCGVRALRYLAQAGADFVWANDASEALRPVILANLSRFEWGSPAAEAGRRRWVVSHNDATRLLAERYLRREYFDVIDVDSFGGDAAYVRAAFLALKIGGLLYLTSTDWRSARGYGSRSSLSSYGAYVRPMPYANEVGLRMVIGGAAREASLLGFHITPVFSYFAYHGPIYRVMVQLRNGKDDGTSNYGFICHCKSCGQSQTFGFDELGQISCGCTDRTDADSITVVGPLWTGPLHDAAFLTEMLSLANEWGWACTIENGVTLEKLLGMMIEESDPRLPPGYIRIDEISRRAKVNSPPLGTLINSLRKEGFSACRSHIGANIIKTNCPIASCINVARDIRNIR